In Paenibacillus xylanilyticus, the genomic window CCATTGTGGATCTGCTCGTTCGCGAGATGGGCCTGCGTAAAAAGGTGGATAGCTCATCCGAAGGAGTTCAGATATTTATATATTGACTTAAGGTCTGACCCAGCACGATTTAAACTAAACTTAAACTTCGGACAACTGTAGTTTTAACCTTGGACGGTTACGATGATATCCGAGGTGATTAAACAGTGAGTGATAACATTATTCAAACGGCTAATTTATGGAAAACATATCGGGATCGGGCGGCAGTTCGCGAATTGGATCTGCATATCAAGAAGGGGGACATTTACGGTTTTCTGGGACCCAACGGTGCGGGTAAAACAACAACCATTCGTATGCTGCTGGGCTTGATCAAACCGACAAAAGGGGTCATTCGTGTCTTCGATAAAGACATTCGCAAGGATCGCATGGATATTCTGCGCCGTGTTGGTTCGCTCGTAGAGTATCCGTCATATTACGGACATCTGAATGCAGTCGAAAATCTGGAGGCATTGCGGCGGATCCTGAATGTACCCAAATCCAGAATTGCTGAAGTATTGTCCATAGTCGATCTGACGAGGGATGCAAAGCGCGCGGTTAAAGGGTACTCACTTGGAATGAAGCAGAGACTCGGGATTGCAAGTGCCTTGCTGGGTCAGCCGGAACTGTTGATATTGGATGAACCTACGAATGGACTGGATCCGGCCGGCATTCAGGAGATCCGTGAGTTAATTAAACGCATGCCGCTGGAACATGGCATTACGGTATTGGTATCGAGTCACTTGCTCAGTGAGGTGGAGCAGATGGCTAGCCGCGTGGGGATTATTCGCGAAGGCAAAATGGTGCTTCAGGATACCATTGCAAATCTGCACAGCCAGACTGGCAGCTCTATCCGATTGATTGTTTCCGAGCCGGAAGAAGCCATGAAGCTGGCAAGAGAACAAGGGCAATTCGGTCAGCGTCAAGGCTCTGAGCTGACATTCCCATATATGGACAACAGTGCGATTGCGCTGCTGGTACGCAGATTGGTTGAACAAGACCACGCCATTTACCGGGTGGAGGAGCACCGACAGTCTCTCGAAGACCTCTTCATGCGGGTCATTGGTGAGGGGGCTATGGTATGACGGGGCGTGCATTATCGTCGGACTGGCTCAAAATTCGTGGAAAAGGCATTTGGTTTCTTGTCTTCCTTGCACCCATCGGACTTACCTTAATGCAGGCACTGAACTTTGGACTCCGTCTGGATTATTTAAAAGGAATATATGGGGATAACCTGTGGAATGGGCTTCTGGAGAATGTGGTTGTTTTTGTACCGTTAGCTTTAATGCTTGGCGCAACGATACTGAGCTCCATGATTGCGAATGTTGAGCATGAGCAGGGTTCATGGAAGCAGCTTCTGGCCATGCCGATTCCGAGACCAGCAGTTTATCTGGCGAAGTTCTTATTGGCGTGTATACTGCTTGTGATCTCTTGTCTTCTTTTGACTGCCGGAATCGTGATTCTGGGCCTCGTGTTCGGCTTCAATGCCGGAGACATTCCATGGATTCAAGCATTCAAGCTGGGTCTGCTGCCGCTGGCCGGGGCACTTCCTGTACTATCCATTGAACTGTGGCTAACGATGGTTGCCAAAAATCAGGCACTTCCGGTGACCTTGGGCATTGTCCTTGCAATCACAGGCATGTTCGCACTTAGCATCTCACCAATCTTCCCGCTCGCTTGGGCACAGATGGCATGGAATGGGCCGAATCCATTCATGTACGTAGGGATGGGGTTGGCGGCAGGGATTCTGATTATGCTGCTTGGGATGATGCATTTCAGCCGGAAGGATGTGGCTTAGGATGAACTTTGCTGCGACGTATTTCCGAATCCTGTCCTCCGAACGGCTGAAAATGGGCAAATCACCCGTATGGCTCCTGATTCTGCTGAGTCCATTGTTAGCTTTGCTTATTGGGCTGCTCAGTGAGCCATCAGGACAGTGGAAAGTTCTGATGGGAACCATGGTCTTTTTGCATGGAATGCTGCTCATGCCGATCCTGACGGGGGTATTCACTTCATTTGTCTGCCGCTTCGAACATGCTGGTGGGGGGTGGAAGCAAATGCTGGTGCTGCCTCTCACCCGGACAGGCGTTTATGCAGGCAAGTTGACGATTGTCATTTTGCTGCTGCTTTGCACCCAAGTGCTGCTGCTGATATCCATTCTGCTGGCAGGTTGGATTCAGGGTCTTACCGAGCCTGTGCCGTGGTCGTTCATTATCAGCAAATTGCTGCTCGGCTTGTTCGCCTGCCTGCCCCTTGCCGGACTGCAAATGCTGGTTTCCCTGATATGGAGCAGCTTTGCAGCACCCCTTGCTCTGAATTTTGCCTTGACGGTACCGAACATACTGATTGTGAACTCGGCGAAAATCGGCCCATTCTATCCTTGGGCTCAGCCCATGCTGCTGATGACACCAACGGATGGCGGAGGGTTCGGGGCTTACAATGTACCGCTTGGTACGCTCCTTACCGTAGTCGGAGGAAGTGCAGTGCTGTTCATTCTTATGGGCATTCTCTATTTTAGAAAAAAGGAAATTTAAGATGGTGTGATGTTTAAAACTGATCTTCATCAGACAAGATCCCCCAAGACCGTCAACCGAGTATGTATTCGGGTGTGGTCTTGGGGGATATTTTATTACCTCAACCAACCTTCGTGTATGGTGAGTTCACGAACTACTTTTGCGGGTGTTCCGGCAACCAATGTATTGGCGGGTACATCCTTGGTAACCGTACTTCCCGCAGCAACAACGGCATTTTTTCCTATTGTTACTCCTGGAAGAACCAACACACCAGTTCCAATCCAGGCATTGTCATGAATGATAATTTTTTTGGCCATGCTGCTGCCGTCATCCAGAGAGTCAATCCGGTGATAGGCACTATCGAATATGCTTGTCCTTGGTCCAATCATGACGTTATTGCCAATGGAGATCTCGATATTGGCAGCAATCCCCACCCCGGCATTAATCATGACATCATCCCCAATGGTTAATCTAGCGCCTTTGACAACCGTCAGCTGTGTTCCCCAGGGCTTTCCAATGATATTAAGTCGTTTGCCCACATGGAGATCACCAAATTTATTCAGGTAAACCTTGCCTCGTATTCGTGGTAGAAGCCTGAGAGAAGGCTGTATCCTCCCAAATAAGGCCATTCCTCTTACCTTTCCATAAGCAACTTTAACTCGATTAGGCAGCATGATCTCCATCCTCTCCATAACTAGGCACGTCCTGTTCTACTTCGTACTGGATTAAGTACGTGTATATTGATACAGGTAGGCTCTTTGTGTATCGATTATAGCTAAAACGATACAAAATGTATCTAAGACGTTGTAACTAATATCCATATTTTCAAATGCAATTTTGGGAAAGGGGACCCGATTAGAAGTTGATTTGAAGCAAAGAAGGGAAGGTTCCAACTTTTTCAATTTGAAATATTGCAATTTTTATACCAGATTGTAAGCAAAGTGAGACTGGAATCTGGTAAAATAAAAAAAGCTGTTTCTATG contains:
- a CDS encoding ABC transporter ATP-binding protein encodes the protein MSDNIIQTANLWKTYRDRAAVRELDLHIKKGDIYGFLGPNGAGKTTTIRMLLGLIKPTKGVIRVFDKDIRKDRMDILRRVGSLVEYPSYYGHLNAVENLEALRRILNVPKSRIAEVLSIVDLTRDAKRAVKGYSLGMKQRLGIASALLGQPELLILDEPTNGLDPAGIQEIRELIKRMPLEHGITVLVSSHLLSEVEQMASRVGIIREGKMVLQDTIANLHSQTGSSIRLIVSEPEEAMKLAREQGQFGQRQGSELTFPYMDNSAIALLVRRLVEQDHAIYRVEEHRQSLEDLFMRVIGEGAMV
- a CDS encoding ABC transporter permease, which translates into the protein MTGRALSSDWLKIRGKGIWFLVFLAPIGLTLMQALNFGLRLDYLKGIYGDNLWNGLLENVVVFVPLALMLGATILSSMIANVEHEQGSWKQLLAMPIPRPAVYLAKFLLACILLVISCLLLTAGIVILGLVFGFNAGDIPWIQAFKLGLLPLAGALPVLSIELWLTMVAKNQALPVTLGIVLAITGMFALSISPIFPLAWAQMAWNGPNPFMYVGMGLAAGILIMLLGMMHFSRKDVA
- a CDS encoding ABC transporter permease; protein product: MNFAATYFRILSSERLKMGKSPVWLLILLSPLLALLIGLLSEPSGQWKVLMGTMVFLHGMLLMPILTGVFTSFVCRFEHAGGGWKQMLVLPLTRTGVYAGKLTIVILLLLCTQVLLLISILLAGWIQGLTEPVPWSFIISKLLLGLFACLPLAGLQMLVSLIWSSFAAPLALNFALTVPNILIVNSAKIGPFYPWAQPMLLMTPTDGGGFGAYNVPLGTLLTVVGGSAVLFILMGILYFRKKEI
- a CDS encoding DapH/DapD/GlmU-related protein, which gives rise to MGKRLNIIGKPWGTQLTVVKGARLTIGDDVMINAGVGIAANIEISIGNNVMIGPRTSIFDSAYHRIDSLDDGSSMAKKIIIHDNAWIGTGVLVLPGVTIGKNAVVAAGSTVTKDVPANTLVAGTPAKVVRELTIHEGWLR